In a genomic window of Longimicrobium terrae:
- a CDS encoding ATP-binding protein, producing the protein MTISRGTPDPQPAAQYDRARDGVCVLSTDWRVRYANVSLLEILDLLGGSPDADRFWDLLPGWENTAEAEHLRAAMDGTPATFRVGRERGGGFVWEVAAEPLGSGELRVRLRNVTAQVDAEELRARVARASEELAAREQRLDEIVAGAPVALALLDGASLAVLESNEAYSALLDPPWNAAGAVIGRGLEEFIPDFERSGLRALMEQVRRTGIPYTHPEYEYGGFQRGPAWFRLTLQPLAPDHAGLATHILLLVVEITDLVRARHDLESEWRALFEVLETLPVGVVVAQAPSGRTSYMNAAAVAIGGRPAEELAADGVAEYASRWRMVLQDGRPFRADDSPLARALRGEPSRDVEVVLEAEDGARRTLFVSGVPLRGASGAVERGMVTFYDVSERLGLERALVERTAEAEHAAAEAALRAEESRALRVMGRALVSSLDPENVLRLAAQSAMELLGARGAFVATPLAGTDRVRIAPGLGTWEAVDGAELPLAGTLTERALRDGTQVYNAGGQIPTSEAGRPIVDRAGVQSVLMVAMRAFGEPLGVLAVVNRTDGFREEDARLLEAFADSAALAVHNARRFAEERRRAEVNHALVNAAEALASTLDPAEVMERIARLAAELTDAEGAALTVLTGEARDEVLMPVATGLMEPVRGYGGKLEGSLTEEVTRDGQPRMMSAGEPGAHPALDFFQRIGVQHYALVPLRAGDEPVGVLGVVRSPRQPPFTAEDVGTLALLGNQAALAVRNARLYEGAQAASRAKSEFLAMMSHELRTPLNALEGYSSLLADGLYGPVTEAQSQVLARMHGVRRHLISLIDQVLDVARLEAGTKRVRLEMVALRPLVLEIVDALRGGTGARGLTLDAEAEKVPPTYTDPGLVRQILTNLIGNATKFTREGGIRVRLARVDDELRVEVEDTGQGIAPDLAERIFEPFYQVDPSTTRVEGGVGLGLALSREFARLLGGDLSVRSVQGEGSTFTLTLPVTTAPVPPASARQP; encoded by the coding sequence GTGACCATCTCCCGCGGGACCCCCGATCCCCAGCCCGCCGCCCAGTACGACCGGGCGCGCGACGGCGTGTGCGTGCTGTCCACGGACTGGCGCGTGCGCTACGCCAACGTGTCGCTGCTGGAGATTCTGGACCTGCTGGGCGGCTCGCCGGACGCGGACCGCTTCTGGGACCTGCTTCCCGGATGGGAAAACACGGCGGAGGCGGAGCACCTGCGCGCCGCCATGGACGGCACGCCCGCCACCTTTCGCGTAGGCCGCGAGCGGGGCGGCGGCTTCGTGTGGGAAGTGGCCGCCGAGCCGCTGGGCAGCGGCGAGCTTCGCGTGCGGCTGCGCAACGTGACCGCGCAGGTGGATGCGGAGGAGCTGCGCGCCCGCGTGGCCCGCGCCAGCGAGGAACTGGCCGCGCGAGAGCAGCGGCTGGACGAGATCGTGGCCGGGGCGCCGGTGGCGCTGGCGCTGCTGGACGGCGCGTCGCTGGCGGTGCTGGAAAGCAACGAGGCGTACTCCGCGCTGCTGGACCCGCCGTGGAACGCGGCCGGCGCCGTCATTGGCCGGGGGCTGGAGGAGTTCATTCCCGACTTTGAGCGCTCCGGGCTGCGGGCGCTGATGGAGCAGGTGCGGCGGACGGGGATTCCGTACACGCACCCGGAATACGAGTACGGCGGCTTTCAGCGCGGCCCCGCGTGGTTCCGGCTGACGCTGCAGCCGCTGGCCCCGGACCACGCCGGGCTGGCGACGCACATTCTGCTGCTGGTGGTGGAGATCACCGACCTGGTGCGCGCCCGCCACGACCTGGAATCGGAGTGGCGCGCGCTGTTCGAGGTGCTGGAAACGCTGCCCGTGGGCGTCGTCGTGGCGCAGGCGCCCTCCGGCCGCACCTCGTACATGAACGCGGCGGCCGTGGCCATCGGCGGCCGCCCCGCGGAGGAGCTGGCCGCGGACGGCGTGGCCGAGTACGCCTCGCGGTGGCGGATGGTGCTGCAGGACGGACGCCCCTTTCGGGCGGACGACAGCCCGCTGGCGCGCGCCCTTCGCGGCGAGCCCAGCCGCGACGTGGAGGTGGTGCTGGAGGCGGAGGACGGCGCGCGCCGCACGCTCTTTGTCTCCGGCGTCCCCCTGCGCGGCGCGTCGGGCGCGGTGGAGCGCGGGATGGTCACCTTTTACGACGTCAGCGAGCGGCTGGGGCTGGAGCGCGCGCTGGTGGAGCGCACCGCCGAGGCCGAGCACGCCGCCGCCGAAGCCGCGCTGCGCGCCGAGGAAAGCCGGGCGCTGCGGGTGATGGGGCGCGCGCTGGTGTCGTCGCTGGATCCGGAGAACGTGCTGCGGCTGGCCGCGCAGAGCGCCATGGAGCTGCTGGGCGCGCGCGGCGCGTTCGTCGCCACGCCGCTGGCGGGAACGGACCGGGTGCGCATCGCGCCCGGGCTGGGGACGTGGGAGGCGGTGGACGGCGCGGAGCTCCCGCTGGCGGGGACGCTCACCGAACGGGCGCTGCGCGACGGGACGCAGGTGTACAACGCCGGCGGGCAGATTCCCACCTCCGAGGCGGGGCGCCCCATCGTGGACCGCGCCGGCGTGCAGAGCGTGCTGATGGTGGCCATGCGCGCGTTCGGCGAACCGCTGGGCGTGCTGGCCGTCGTCAACCGGACGGACGGGTTCCGCGAGGAGGACGCGCGGCTGCTGGAGGCGTTCGCCGACTCCGCCGCGCTGGCCGTGCACAACGCCCGCCGCTTTGCCGAGGAGCGGCGGCGCGCCGAGGTGAACCACGCGCTGGTGAACGCGGCCGAGGCGCTGGCCAGCACGCTGGACCCCGCGGAGGTCATGGAGCGCATTGCCCGGCTGGCCGCGGAGCTGACGGACGCGGAGGGCGCCGCGCTCACCGTGCTCACCGGCGAGGCCCGCGACGAGGTGCTGATGCCGGTTGCGACGGGGCTCATGGAGCCGGTGCGCGGATACGGCGGAAAACTGGAGGGCAGCCTCACGGAAGAAGTCACGCGCGACGGCCAGCCGCGGATGATGAGCGCCGGCGAGCCCGGCGCGCACCCCGCGCTGGACTTCTTTCAGCGCATCGGGGTGCAGCACTACGCGCTGGTGCCGCTTCGGGCGGGAGACGAGCCGGTGGGGGTGCTGGGCGTGGTACGCTCGCCGCGCCAGCCGCCGTTCACCGCCGAAGACGTGGGAACGCTGGCCCTGCTGGGCAACCAGGCCGCACTGGCCGTGCGCAACGCGCGCCTGTACGAGGGTGCCCAGGCCGCCAGCCGCGCCAAATCGGAGTTTCTGGCGATGATGAGCCACGAACTCCGCACCCCGCTCAACGCGCTGGAGGGGTATTCCAGCCTGCTGGCGGACGGCCTGTACGGGCCGGTGACGGAGGCGCAGTCCCAGGTGCTGGCGCGGATGCACGGCGTGCGGCGCCACCTGATCTCGCTGATCGACCAGGTGCTGGACGTGGCACGGCTGGAGGCGGGAACCAAGCGCGTACGGCTGGAAATGGTGGCCCTGCGGCCGCTGGTGCTGGAAATCGTGGATGCGCTGCGCGGCGGGACCGGCGCGCGCGGGCTGACGCTGGACGCCGAGGCGGAAAAGGTGCCGCCCACGTACACCGATCCCGGGCTGGTGCGGCAGATTCTGACCAACCTGATCGGCAACGCCACCAAGTTCACCCGCGAAGGCGGCATCCGTGTGCGCCTGGCGCGCGTGGACGACGAGCTTCGCGTGGAGGTGGAGGACACCGGCCAGGGGATCGCGCCGGACCTGGCGGAGCGGATCTTTGAGCCGTTCTACCAGGTGGATCCGTCCACCACGCGGGTGGAGGGAGGCGTGGGGCTGGGGCTGGCGCTGAGCCGCGAGTTCGCGCGGCTGCTGGGGGGTGACCTGTCGGTGCGCAGCGTGCAGGGCGAGGGGAGCACGTTCACACTCACCCTTCCCGTCACCACCGCGCCTGTACCTCCGGCGTCGGCCAGGCAGCCATAG
- a CDS encoding FtsX-like permease family protein, which produces MIVSAFLRSLFRRGGRTALALAGIAVSAALLLDMTMLASGLTGSFGELLGVSGYAIRVTPRGSLPFDSEAGIAGGDEVGRRIAAVPGVRAVAPVLGAQFYLARGASAGEPLFTTGVDPNSQFLYRITSGTPPGPGQVVLSEPLARDEGLSVGDSIRLASDLDISLGRARQTRTWRVSAVADFLYDYAGQRSLAMPIADVQQVTGRTREVSLFGVATDEGVDDGAVARRISAVVPEVSTYSTRELMAEMDRRLLYFQQMATILGSIALAVTALLISTIITIGVRERFGEIATLRAIGVRRRRVLLAIVTEGLVLAGSGCLIGLPLGLWMAGRLDRILLSFPGIPAKMTFFAWDAGRVALAMSIVIAVGAVAGLVPGWNAARTALGRALREEAE; this is translated from the coding sequence GTGATCGTATCCGCCTTTCTGCGCTCGCTCTTTCGCCGCGGGGGACGCACCGCGCTCGCGCTGGCGGGAATCGCGGTTTCCGCCGCGCTGCTGCTGGACATGACGATGCTGGCGTCGGGGCTTACCGGCAGCTTCGGCGAGCTTCTGGGCGTCAGCGGCTACGCCATTCGCGTCACCCCGCGCGGAAGTCTGCCGTTCGACAGCGAGGCGGGAATCGCGGGCGGCGACGAGGTGGGGCGGCGGATTGCGGCCGTTCCCGGCGTGCGCGCCGTCGCTCCCGTCCTGGGGGCGCAGTTCTACCTGGCGCGCGGAGCCAGCGCGGGAGAGCCGCTTTTTACGACAGGGGTGGACCCCAACTCCCAGTTCCTCTACCGCATCACCTCGGGAACGCCTCCCGGACCAGGCCAGGTGGTGCTGAGCGAACCGCTCGCACGCGACGAGGGGTTGAGCGTGGGCGACAGCATCCGGTTGGCGTCAGACCTGGACATTTCGCTGGGGCGCGCGCGGCAGACGCGGACGTGGCGGGTAAGTGCCGTCGCGGACTTTCTGTACGACTACGCCGGCCAGCGCTCGCTGGCCATGCCCATCGCGGACGTGCAGCAGGTCACCGGCCGCACGCGCGAGGTTTCGCTCTTTGGCGTGGCCACGGACGAGGGGGTAGATGACGGCGCTGTCGCCCGGCGGATCAGCGCCGTCGTGCCTGAAGTGTCGACGTACTCCACCCGCGAGCTGATGGCGGAAATGGACCGGCGCCTGCTCTACTTTCAGCAGATGGCGACCATCCTGGGGAGCATCGCGCTGGCGGTGACGGCGCTGCTCATCTCCACGATCATCACCATCGGCGTGCGCGAGCGGTTCGGCGAGATCGCTACCCTTCGCGCCATCGGCGTGCGCCGGCGGCGGGTGCTGCTCGCCATCGTCACGGAAGGACTGGTGCTGGCGGGATCGGGATGCCTGATCGGGCTGCCGCTGGGGCTGTGGATGGCGGGGCGGCTGGACCGCATCCTCCTCTCCTTTCCCGGCATCCCCGCAAAGATGACCTTCTTTGCCTGGGACGCCGGCCGCGTGGCGCTGGCCATGTCCATCGTGATCGCCGTGGGCGCCGTCGCGGGGCTGGTTCCCGGCTGGAACGCAGCCCGCACCGCACTGGGCCGCGCCCTGCGCGAAGAAGCCGAGTAA
- a CDS encoding efflux RND transporter periplasmic adaptor subunit, whose product MKSRSMGVAALALALAACGQNGEAAEGAAKKEEAVVLGPESVVQIVTEQITTGPVISGTLAADREAQVRAEAGGAVVAVLAEKGQAVRSGQVLARIDDPAVGAQGISAASAVRSAEQAVAIAARNVERNQSLNAAGAVADRDLETARNQLAAAQSQLAAARAQQSGVSKQASKTTVRSPISGIVSDRPVSAGDVVAPGAALFTVVDPGSMRLEGNVPASDLGQVRPGAAVRFTVTGYPGQTFSGTVSRVNPAADPVTRMVPIYVSIPNNGGTLVSGLFAEGRVEAEARQGILVPASAVDERGVQPAVLRLAGGKVERVPVTLGVRMSETDRVEITSGVNAGDTLLTGAALGTSPGTRVTVRAASAAAPAAR is encoded by the coding sequence ATGAAGTCGAGATCGATGGGGGTGGCCGCGCTGGCGCTGGCGCTGGCCGCCTGCGGGCAGAACGGCGAGGCCGCCGAGGGCGCGGCCAAGAAGGAAGAAGCGGTCGTTCTGGGCCCGGAAAGCGTGGTGCAGATCGTCACCGAGCAGATTACGACCGGGCCGGTGATCAGCGGCACGCTGGCGGCGGACCGCGAGGCGCAGGTGCGGGCGGAAGCCGGCGGCGCCGTGGTCGCGGTGCTGGCGGAAAAGGGCCAGGCCGTGCGCTCCGGGCAGGTGCTGGCGCGCATCGACGACCCGGCGGTGGGCGCGCAGGGGATCTCCGCCGCCTCCGCCGTCCGTTCCGCGGAGCAGGCCGTTGCCATCGCCGCGCGCAACGTGGAGCGCAACCAGTCGCTGAACGCCGCGGGCGCCGTGGCCGACCGCGACCTGGAAACGGCGCGCAACCAGCTGGCCGCGGCGCAGTCGCAGCTGGCGGCGGCGCGCGCGCAGCAGTCGGGCGTGAGCAAGCAGGCGTCCAAGACCACCGTGCGCTCGCCCATCAGCGGCATCGTGAGCGACCGCCCGGTGAGCGCGGGCGACGTGGTGGCGCCCGGCGCGGCGCTGTTCACCGTCGTCGATCCGGGCAGCATGCGGCTGGAGGGCAACGTGCCGGCGTCGGACCTGGGGCAGGTGCGGCCGGGCGCGGCGGTGCGCTTCACCGTCACCGGCTACCCCGGGCAGACCTTCAGCGGCACGGTGTCGCGAGTCAATCCGGCGGCGGACCCGGTCACGCGCATGGTGCCCATCTACGTCAGCATTCCCAACAACGGCGGCACGCTGGTGTCGGGGCTGTTCGCCGAGGGCCGCGTGGAGGCCGAGGCGCGGCAGGGAATTCTGGTGCCCGCGTCGGCCGTGGACGAGCGCGGCGTGCAGCCGGCCGTCCTGCGGCTGGCGGGCGGCAAGGTGGAGCGCGTCCCGGTCACCCTGGGCGTGCGGATGTCGGAAACGGACCGGGTGGAGATCACCTCCGGCGTGAACGCCGGTGACACGCTGCTGACCGGCGCGGCGCTGGGCACTTCGCCCGGTACCCGCGTAACGGTGCGCGCCGCATCGGCCGCCGCGCCGGCGGCCCGGTAA
- a CDS encoding TolC family protein — MSAFHRRGRFARGAALLGALLAALPAAAQQPAVTVSSPAPGARPLTLDEALRLAEDASETVQIARAGVTRARGDVLRARSERLPQLNGSLNYSRALASEFQSLGGGGGSDTTTAPAPACGRFAPNPSLPVAERLDSLEAAVNCAQNSNPFAAFSDLPFGRENTWQLGLSFSQSIFNGGRTAATNRIADAGRARAAIELNAQRAQLALDVTQAYYDAALSDRLVTIAEATLQQSETTLQQTRLARQVGNTPEFELLRAQVQRDNQLPLVIQRRADRDLAYSRLALLLDLPAGASLALTSPLDDSRAVPVARFAADEALLGDTTVENRAPVQQAITAVSTQESALRIARSQRLPTIAVTSQYGRVAYPTGAFPSLGDFRSNWTVGAGLTIPIFTGGRIRGDELVAEANLLESRARLRQVQDAARLDTRNALERLEQARAQYQASAGTVEQAARAYSIAEVRYREGISTQVELADSRILLQQAQANRAVAARDLQIAQARAALLPFLPLGTGQTGQSPQQQMQQQQTTPARPQQQGSAASQANAFTGGVQ, encoded by the coding sequence ATGTCTGCTTTTCACCGGCGCGGCCGGTTCGCCCGCGGCGCCGCCCTGCTGGGGGCGCTGCTGGCCGCCCTTCCCGCGGCCGCGCAGCAGCCCGCCGTCACCGTCTCGTCGCCCGCCCCCGGCGCGCGCCCGCTGACGCTGGACGAGGCGCTGCGCCTGGCCGAGGACGCCAGCGAAACCGTGCAGATCGCCCGCGCCGGGGTGACCCGCGCCCGCGGCGACGTGCTGCGCGCCCGCAGCGAGCGGCTTCCGCAGCTGAACGGCTCGCTCAACTACAGCCGCGCCCTGGCCTCCGAGTTCCAGTCGCTGGGCGGCGGCGGAGGGAGCGACACCACCACCGCGCCGGCGCCTGCGTGCGGACGCTTCGCCCCCAATCCCTCGCTTCCCGTGGCGGAGCGGCTGGATTCGCTGGAGGCGGCGGTGAACTGCGCGCAGAACTCCAATCCGTTCGCCGCGTTCAGCGACCTTCCCTTCGGCCGCGAGAACACGTGGCAGCTGGGGCTCAGCTTCAGCCAGTCCATCTTCAACGGCGGGCGCACGGCGGCCACCAACCGCATCGCCGACGCGGGGCGCGCCCGGGCCGCCATCGAACTGAACGCCCAGCGCGCGCAGCTGGCCCTGGACGTCACCCAGGCGTACTACGACGCGGCTTTGTCGGACCGTCTGGTGACCATCGCCGAGGCCACGCTGCAGCAGTCCGAAACGACGCTGCAGCAGACGCGGCTGGCGCGGCAGGTGGGTAACACGCCGGAGTTCGAGCTGCTGCGGGCGCAGGTACAGCGCGACAACCAGCTTCCTCTTGTCATTCAGAGGCGCGCAGATCGGGACCTCGCGTACAGCCGGCTGGCGCTGCTGCTGGATCTGCCGGCCGGCGCATCGCTGGCGCTGACCTCGCCGCTGGACGATTCGCGCGCCGTTCCCGTCGCGCGCTTCGCGGCCGACGAGGCGCTGCTGGGCGACACCACGGTGGAAAACCGCGCCCCGGTGCAGCAGGCCATTACCGCCGTGAGCACGCAGGAAAGCGCGCTGCGCATCGCGCGGTCGCAGCGGCTGCCCACGATTGCCGTCACCTCGCAGTACGGGCGGGTGGCGTATCCCACGGGCGCCTTTCCCAGCCTGGGCGACTTTCGCAGCAACTGGACGGTGGGCGCCGGGCTGACCATTCCCATCTTTACCGGCGGGCGCATCCGCGGCGACGAGCTGGTGGCCGAGGCCAACCTGCTTGAATCGCGCGCGCGGCTGCGGCAGGTGCAGGACGCGGCGCGGCTGGACACGCGCAACGCCCTGGAGCGGCTGGAACAGGCGCGCGCGCAGTACCAGGCCAGCGCGGGCACGGTGGAGCAGGCCGCCCGGGCGTACAGTATCGCGGAAGTTCGCTACCGCGAGGGGATCAGCACGCAGGTGGAGCTGGCGGACAGCCGCATTCTGCTTCAGCAGGCGCAGGCCAACCGCGCCGTGGCCGCCCGCGACCTGCAGATCGCGCAGGCCCGCGCCGCCCTGCTCCCCTTTCTGCCGCTGGGCACCGGGCAGACCGGGCAGTCCCCGCAGCAGCAGATGCAACAGCAGCAGACCACGCCGGCCCGCCCGCAGCAGCAGGGCTCGGCGGCAAGCCAGGCAAACGCGTTCACCGGCGGAGTGCAATGA
- a CDS encoding FtsX-like permease family protein: MIATMLMAAVLGAAPVQTPGILVERRLAESVPLAVGDTVRVRALAGSPQPRPFVVAGVFERAADPNRIARNDFEIRLHLPDLEAMLPAHDRVDRFAVVLRPGADADSAARWIEGVAFGTRAYGSAALAEQTSATFRVVSRFHDAIGIVTILASAIFLLCVMIIRVDERKRDMGMLRLIGVSRGTVFRAIVLEAIGIAVIGSISGGVLGMIVARIVNAYYASVYDTTLKFALVTPRIVLLAAVLGLLLGATAGVLAAWRVVRVAPQKLGQR; the protein is encoded by the coding sequence GTGATCGCAACGATGCTGATGGCGGCGGTGCTGGGCGCGGCGCCCGTGCAGACGCCGGGAATTCTGGTGGAGCGCCGGCTCGCGGAGTCGGTGCCGCTCGCCGTGGGCGATACCGTGCGCGTACGCGCGCTGGCGGGAAGTCCGCAGCCGCGCCCGTTTGTGGTGGCCGGCGTGTTTGAGCGCGCGGCGGACCCCAACCGCATCGCGCGCAACGACTTCGAGATCCGCCTGCACCTGCCGGACCTGGAAGCCATGCTCCCCGCGCACGACCGCGTGGACCGCTTCGCCGTGGTGCTGCGCCCCGGGGCAGACGCGGATTCGGCCGCGCGGTGGATCGAAGGTGTCGCCTTCGGGACGCGCGCGTATGGCAGCGCGGCGCTGGCGGAGCAGACGAGCGCCACCTTTCGCGTCGTCTCGCGCTTTCACGACGCCATCGGCATCGTCACCATCCTGGCCAGCGCCATCTTCCTGCTGTGCGTGATGATCATCCGCGTGGATGAACGCAAGCGCGACATGGGAATGCTGCGGCTGATCGGCGTGAGCCGGGGGACGGTGTTCCGCGCCATCGTGCTGGAGGCCATCGGCATCGCCGTCATCGGATCGATCAGCGGCGGCGTGCTGGGGATGATCGTGGCGCGAATCGTAAACGCCTATTACGCCAGCGTGTACGACACCACGCTCAAGTTTGCGCTGGTCACACCGCGCATCGTGCTGCTGGCGGCGGTGCTGGGACTGCTGCTGGGGGCCACGGCCGGCGTGCTCGCGGCGTGGCGGGTTGTGCGCGTGGCGCCGCAGAAGCTGGGGCAGAGGTGA
- a CDS encoding GbsR/MarR family transcriptional regulator — MQQTVLQFVERMALICEKEGMPRIAGRIFGYLLASDQTYSLEELAEHLQASKASVSTNARMLEQFGMIQRVSVLGDRRDFYRVEDDPWERMLRVAQSRWRDMANAFADARERLPDPAGRVRVAEAERFHRLLITDCDALIDRWHALLAAEARTPTETAGPGV, encoded by the coding sequence ATGCAGCAGACGGTGCTCCAGTTCGTCGAGCGGATGGCGCTGATCTGCGAAAAAGAGGGAATGCCGCGCATCGCGGGCCGCATCTTCGGCTACCTGCTGGCGAGCGACCAGACGTACTCGCTGGAAGAACTCGCCGAGCACCTGCAGGCCAGCAAGGCGTCCGTGAGCACCAACGCGCGCATGCTGGAGCAGTTCGGGATGATTCAGCGCGTGAGCGTGCTGGGCGACCGGCGCGACTTCTACCGCGTGGAAGACGATCCGTGGGAGCGCATGCTGCGGGTGGCGCAGAGCCGCTGGCGCGACATGGCGAACGCATTCGCCGACGCGCGTGAACGGCTTCCGGACCCCGCCGGCCGTGTGCGCGTGGCCGAAGCGGAGCGCTTTCACCGGCTGCTGATCACCGATTGTGACGCGCTGATCGACCGCTGGCACGCTCTGCTCGCCGCGGAGGCGCGCACCCCGACGGAGACGGCCGGCCCCGGCGTGTAA
- a CDS encoding TetR/AcrR family transcriptional regulator, whose translation MDVRDKLLQAALRVFEGCGSRGATTRRIAAEAGVNEITLFRHFGSKAALLNEAISGGAPRPGAPLPAEPRDPAAELLAWARMQHAGLRRNAALIRTSMGEMERNPELMRHTAENPRRSHTELHAYMERLSQAGMIRADVDTYAATAMLMGSLFADAMGRDMIPDRYPYGEADAPAKYLELFLRAIGAEPDAASPAGTPDEVAGPFS comes from the coding sequence ATGGATGTACGAGACAAGCTGCTTCAGGCCGCTCTGCGGGTGTTTGAGGGATGCGGATCGCGCGGGGCCACCACCCGCCGCATCGCCGCCGAGGCCGGAGTCAACGAGATCACGCTGTTCCGCCACTTCGGCAGCAAGGCGGCGCTGCTGAACGAGGCCATTTCCGGCGGCGCGCCGCGGCCGGGTGCGCCCCTTCCCGCGGAGCCGCGCGACCCCGCGGCGGAACTGCTGGCCTGGGCGCGGATGCAGCATGCGGGACTGCGGCGCAACGCGGCGCTCATCCGCACCAGCATGGGGGAGATGGAGCGCAACCCCGAGCTGATGCGGCACACGGCGGAAAACCCGCGGCGTTCGCACACGGAGCTGCACGCGTACATGGAGCGGCTCAGCCAGGCGGGGATGATCCGGGCGGATGTGGATACGTACGCCGCCACCGCCATGCTCATGGGGTCACTCTTTGCCGACGCCATGGGGCGCGACATGATCCCCGACCGCTACCCGTACGGCGAAGCGGACGCGCCCGCGAAGTACCTTGAACTGTTTCTGCGGGCCATCGGAGCCGAACCCGATGCCGCATCCCCGGCCGGAACGCCGGACGAAGTGGCGGGACCGTTTTCCTGA
- a CDS encoding ABC transporter ATP-binding protein — protein sequence MSSVIEARGLLKEYPYESDAVRALRGVDLTVARGEHVAVVGPSGCGKSTLLNTLAGIEAPTAGTVSLLGQSIYALDEGRRSALRLTKVGFIFQRFHLLSVLTAAENVELPMAEAGMARRERRERARELLAYVGLEHRLKHRPPHLSGGEQQRVAIARALGNRPEVIFADEPTGELDRRTGDEIIGLFERLNADGATLVIVTHDSHVAQRARRRVEMADGLIVADHGGGEPSLSGDVRG from the coding sequence TTGTCCTCCGTCATTGAAGCCCGCGGGCTGCTGAAGGAATATCCGTACGAATCCGACGCCGTGCGGGCGCTGCGCGGCGTGGACCTCACGGTCGCGCGCGGCGAGCACGTGGCCGTCGTGGGGCCGTCCGGGTGCGGCAAGAGCACGCTGCTCAACACCCTGGCGGGAATCGAAGCGCCCACGGCGGGAACCGTGTCTCTGCTGGGCCAGTCCATCTACGCACTGGACGAGGGGCGACGCTCAGCCCTGCGGCTTACCAAAGTCGGCTTCATCTTTCAGCGCTTCCACCTGCTGTCCGTGCTGACCGCGGCGGAAAACGTGGAACTGCCGATGGCGGAAGCGGGGATGGCCCGGCGCGAACGGCGGGAACGCGCGCGTGAACTGCTGGCCTACGTGGGGCTGGAGCACCGGCTCAAGCACCGCCCGCCGCACCTGTCCGGCGGCGAGCAGCAGCGCGTGGCCATCGCGCGGGCGCTGGGCAACCGGCCGGAGGTGATCTTTGCGGATGAGCCCACCGGCGAACTGGACCGCAGGACCGGCGACGAGATCATCGGCCTGTTCGAGCGGCTGAACGCGGACGGCGCCACGCTGGTCATCGTCACGCACGACTCGCACGTGGCGCAAAGGGCGAGGCGGCGGGTGGAGATGGCGGACGGACTGATCGTGGCGGACCACGGCGGCGGTGAGCCGTCCCTGTCCGGAGACGTGCGCGGATGA